The Nycticebus coucang isolate mNycCou1 chromosome 5, mNycCou1.pri, whole genome shotgun sequence genome window below encodes:
- the KCNC4 gene encoding potassium voltage-gated channel subfamily C member 4 isoform X4: protein MISSVCVSSYRGRKSGNKPPSKTCLKEEMAKGEASEKIIINVGGTRHETYRSTLRTLPGTRLAWLADPDGGGRPETDGAGAGSSGSNGGGGCEFFFDRHPGVFAYVLNYYRTGKLHCPADVCGPLFEEELTFWGIDETDVEPCCWMTYRQHRDAEEALDIFESPDGGGGGGGAGPNDEAGDDERELALQRLGPHEGCAGSGSGSGGCRGWQPRMWALFEDPYSSRAARVVAFASLFFILVSITTFCLETHEAFNIDRNVTEIHRVGNITSVRFRREVETEPILTYIEGVCVLWFTLEFLVRIVCCPDTLDFVKNLLNIIDFVAILPFYLEVGLSGLSSKAARDVLGFLRVVRFVRILRIFKLTRHFVGLRVLGHTLRASTNEFLLLIIFLALGVLIFATMIYYAERIGARPSDPRGNDHTDFKNIPIGFWWAVVTMTTLGYGDMYPKTWSGMLVGALCALAGVLTIAMPVPVIVNNFGMYYSLAMAKQKLPKKRKKHVPRPAQLESPMYCKSEETSPRDSTYSDTSPPAREEGMVERNRADSKQNGDANAVLSDEEGGGLTQPLASAPTPEERRALRRSATRDRNKKAAACFLLSTGDFACADGSVRKDAAGQTGREGVCLPIWLRGLRRGSLG, encoded by the exons ATGATCAGCTCGGTGTGTGTCTCCTCCTACCGCGGGCGCAAGTCGGGGAACAAGCCTCCGTCCAAAACATGTCTGAAGGAAGAAATGGCCAAGGGCGAGGCGTCGGAGAAGATCATCATCAACGTGGGCGGCACGCGACATGAGACCTACCGCAGCACCCTGCGCACCCTACCGGGCACCCGCCTCGCCTGGCTGGCCGACCCCGACGGCGGGGGCCGGCCTGAGACCGATGGCGCTGGTGCAGGCAGCAGCGGCAGCAACGGCGGCGGGGGCTGCGAGTTCTTCTTCGACAGGCACCCGGGTGTGTTCGCCTACGTGCTCAACTACTACCGCACCGGCAAGCTGCACTGCCCCGCCGACGTGTGCGGGCCGCTTTTCGAGGAGGAGCTCACCTTCTGGGGCATCGACGAGACCGACGTGGAGCCTTGCTGCTGGATGACCTACCGGCAACACCGGGACGCCGAGGAGGCACTTGACATCTTTGAGAGCCCGGACGGAGGTGGCGGCGGCGGTGGTGCAGGGCCCAACGACGAGGCTGGCGACGATGAGCGAGAGCTGGCCCTACAGCGCCTGGGTCCTCACGAGGGATGTGCAGGCTCGGGCTCAGGGTCCGGGGGCTGCCGCGGCTGGCAGCCCCGCATGTGGGCGCTCTTCGAGGATCCCTACTCTTCCAGGGCGGCCAGG GTGGTGGCCTTTGCCTCTCTTTTCTTCATCCTGGTCTCCATCACCACCTTCTGCCTGGAGACGCACGAGGCCTTCAACATTGACCGCAACGTGACAGAGATCCACCGTGTGGGGAACATCACCAGCGTGCGCTTCCGGCGTGAGGTGGAGACAGAGCCCATCCTGACCTACATTGAGGGCGTGTGTGTGCTGTGGTTCACGCTGGAGTTCCTGGTACGCATTGTGTGCTGCCCTGACACCCTGGACTTTGTCAAGAACCTGCTGAACATCATCGACTTTGTGGCCATCCTGCCCTTCTACCTGGAGGTGGGACTGAGTGGCCTGTCATCCAAGGCGGCCCGTGACGTGCTGGGCTTCCTGCGCGTGGTGCGCTTCGTGCGTATCCTGCGCATCTTCAAGCTCACACGCCACTTCGTAGGGCTGCGGGTGCTGGGCCACACGCTGCGGGCGAGCACCAACGAGTTCCTGCTGCTCATCATCTTCCTGGCCCTGGGCGTGCTCATCTTCGCCACAATGATCTACTACGCTGAGCGCATTGGGGCCAGACCCTCTGACCCACGGGGCAATGACCACACTGACTTTAAGAACATCCCCATCGGCTTCTGGTGGGCTGTGGTGACCATGACAACACTGGGCTATGGGGACATGTACCCCAAGACGTGGTCAGGCATGCTGGTGGGGGCATTGTGTGCGCTGGCAGGCGTGCTCACCATCGCCATGCCAGTGCCCGTCATTGTCAACAATTTCGGCATGTACTACTCCCTGGCAATGGCCAAGCAGAAGCTGCCCAAGAAACGGAAGAAGCACGTGCCACGGCCAGCCCAGCTTGAGTCACCTATGTACTGCAAGTCCGAGGAGACCTCGCCCCGGGACAGCACCTATAGTGATACCAGCCCCCCTGCCCGGGAAGAGGGTATGGTCGAGAGGAACCGGGCAG ACTCCAAGCAGAATGGCGATGCCAATGCAGTGCTGTCAGATGAGGAGGGAGGTGGCCTCACCCAGCCCCTGGCCTCTGCCCCTACGCCCGAGGAGCGCCGGGCCCTGCGACGCTCTGCCACTCGAGACAGAAACAAGAAGGCAGCTGCCTGCTTCCTGCTCAGCACTGGGGACTTTGCCTGTGCTGATGGTAGTGTCCGGAAAG
- the KCNC4 gene encoding potassium voltage-gated channel subfamily C member 4 isoform X3, with protein sequence MISSVCVSSYRGRKSGNKPPSKTCLKEEMAKGEASEKIIINVGGTRHETYRSTLRTLPGTRLAWLADPDGGGRPETDGAGAGSSGSNGGGGCEFFFDRHPGVFAYVLNYYRTGKLHCPADVCGPLFEEELTFWGIDETDVEPCCWMTYRQHRDAEEALDIFESPDGGGGGGGAGPNDEAGDDERELALQRLGPHEGCAGSGSGSGGCRGWQPRMWALFEDPYSSRAARVVAFASLFFILVSITTFCLETHEAFNIDRNVTEIHRVGNITSVRFRREVETEPILTYIEGVCVLWFTLEFLVRIVCCPDTLDFVKNLLNIIDFVAILPFYLEVGLSGLSSKAARDVLGFLRVVRFVRILRIFKLTRHFVGLRVLGHTLRASTNEFLLLIIFLALGVLIFATMIYYAERIGARPSDPRGNDHTDFKNIPIGFWWAVVTMTTLGYGDMYPKTWSGMLVGALCALAGVLTIAMPVPVIVNNFGMYYSLAMAKQKLPKKRKKHVPRPAQLESPMYCKSEETSPRDSTYSDTSPPAREEGMVERNRADSKQNGDANAVLSDEEGGGLTQPLASAPTPEERRALRRSATRDRNKKAAACFLLSTGDFACADGSVRKGTFVLRDLPLQHSPEAACPPAAGTLFLPQ encoded by the exons ATGATCAGCTCGGTGTGTGTCTCCTCCTACCGCGGGCGCAAGTCGGGGAACAAGCCTCCGTCCAAAACATGTCTGAAGGAAGAAATGGCCAAGGGCGAGGCGTCGGAGAAGATCATCATCAACGTGGGCGGCACGCGACATGAGACCTACCGCAGCACCCTGCGCACCCTACCGGGCACCCGCCTCGCCTGGCTGGCCGACCCCGACGGCGGGGGCCGGCCTGAGACCGATGGCGCTGGTGCAGGCAGCAGCGGCAGCAACGGCGGCGGGGGCTGCGAGTTCTTCTTCGACAGGCACCCGGGTGTGTTCGCCTACGTGCTCAACTACTACCGCACCGGCAAGCTGCACTGCCCCGCCGACGTGTGCGGGCCGCTTTTCGAGGAGGAGCTCACCTTCTGGGGCATCGACGAGACCGACGTGGAGCCTTGCTGCTGGATGACCTACCGGCAACACCGGGACGCCGAGGAGGCACTTGACATCTTTGAGAGCCCGGACGGAGGTGGCGGCGGCGGTGGTGCAGGGCCCAACGACGAGGCTGGCGACGATGAGCGAGAGCTGGCCCTACAGCGCCTGGGTCCTCACGAGGGATGTGCAGGCTCGGGCTCAGGGTCCGGGGGCTGCCGCGGCTGGCAGCCCCGCATGTGGGCGCTCTTCGAGGATCCCTACTCTTCCAGGGCGGCCAGG GTGGTGGCCTTTGCCTCTCTTTTCTTCATCCTGGTCTCCATCACCACCTTCTGCCTGGAGACGCACGAGGCCTTCAACATTGACCGCAACGTGACAGAGATCCACCGTGTGGGGAACATCACCAGCGTGCGCTTCCGGCGTGAGGTGGAGACAGAGCCCATCCTGACCTACATTGAGGGCGTGTGTGTGCTGTGGTTCACGCTGGAGTTCCTGGTACGCATTGTGTGCTGCCCTGACACCCTGGACTTTGTCAAGAACCTGCTGAACATCATCGACTTTGTGGCCATCCTGCCCTTCTACCTGGAGGTGGGACTGAGTGGCCTGTCATCCAAGGCGGCCCGTGACGTGCTGGGCTTCCTGCGCGTGGTGCGCTTCGTGCGTATCCTGCGCATCTTCAAGCTCACACGCCACTTCGTAGGGCTGCGGGTGCTGGGCCACACGCTGCGGGCGAGCACCAACGAGTTCCTGCTGCTCATCATCTTCCTGGCCCTGGGCGTGCTCATCTTCGCCACAATGATCTACTACGCTGAGCGCATTGGGGCCAGACCCTCTGACCCACGGGGCAATGACCACACTGACTTTAAGAACATCCCCATCGGCTTCTGGTGGGCTGTGGTGACCATGACAACACTGGGCTATGGGGACATGTACCCCAAGACGTGGTCAGGCATGCTGGTGGGGGCATTGTGTGCGCTGGCAGGCGTGCTCACCATCGCCATGCCAGTGCCCGTCATTGTCAACAATTTCGGCATGTACTACTCCCTGGCAATGGCCAAGCAGAAGCTGCCCAAGAAACGGAAGAAGCACGTGCCACGGCCAGCCCAGCTTGAGTCACCTATGTACTGCAAGTCCGAGGAGACCTCGCCCCGGGACAGCACCTATAGTGATACCAGCCCCCCTGCCCGGGAAGAGGGTATGGTCGAGAGGAACCGGGCAG ACTCCAAGCAGAATGGCGATGCCAATGCAGTGCTGTCAGATGAGGAGGGAGGTGGCCTCACCCAGCCCCTGGCCTCTGCCCCTACGCCCGAGGAGCGCCGGGCCCTGCGACGCTCTGCCACTCGAGACAGAAACAAGAAGGCAGCTGCCTGCTTCCTGCTCAGCACTGGGGACTTTGCCTGTGCTGATGGTAGTGTCCGGAAAG
- the KCNC4 gene encoding potassium voltage-gated channel subfamily C member 4 isoform X7: MISSVCVSSYRGRKSGNKPPSKTCLKEEMAKGEASEKIIINVGGTRHETYRSTLRTLPGTRLAWLADPDGGGRPETDGAGAGSSGSNGGGGCEFFFDRHPGVFAYVLNYYRTGKLHCPADVCGPLFEEELTFWGIDETDVEPCCWMTYRQHRDAEEALDIFESPDGGGGGGGAGPNDEAGDDERELALQRLGPHEGCAGSGSGSGGCRGWQPRMWALFEDPYSSRAARVVAFASLFFILVSITTFCLETHEAFNIDRNVTEIHRVGNITSVRFRREVETEPILTYIEGVCVLWFTLEFLVRIVCCPDTLDFVKNLLNIIDFVAILPFYLEVGLSGLSSKAARDVLGFLRVVRFVRILRIFKLTRHFVGLRVLGHTLRASTNEFLLLIIFLALGVLIFATMIYYAERIGARPSDPRGNDHTDFKNIPIGFWWAVVTMTTLGYGDMYPKTWSGMLVGALCALAGVLTIAMPVPVIVNNFGMYYSLAMAKQKLPKKRKKHVPRPAQLESPMYCKSEETSPRDSTYSDTSPPAREEGMVERNRADSKQNGDANAVLSDEEGGGLTQPLASAPTPEERRALRRSATRDRNKKAAACFLLSTGDFACADGSVRKETCQDALSSNYAQAEVLTLS; the protein is encoded by the exons ATGATCAGCTCGGTGTGTGTCTCCTCCTACCGCGGGCGCAAGTCGGGGAACAAGCCTCCGTCCAAAACATGTCTGAAGGAAGAAATGGCCAAGGGCGAGGCGTCGGAGAAGATCATCATCAACGTGGGCGGCACGCGACATGAGACCTACCGCAGCACCCTGCGCACCCTACCGGGCACCCGCCTCGCCTGGCTGGCCGACCCCGACGGCGGGGGCCGGCCTGAGACCGATGGCGCTGGTGCAGGCAGCAGCGGCAGCAACGGCGGCGGGGGCTGCGAGTTCTTCTTCGACAGGCACCCGGGTGTGTTCGCCTACGTGCTCAACTACTACCGCACCGGCAAGCTGCACTGCCCCGCCGACGTGTGCGGGCCGCTTTTCGAGGAGGAGCTCACCTTCTGGGGCATCGACGAGACCGACGTGGAGCCTTGCTGCTGGATGACCTACCGGCAACACCGGGACGCCGAGGAGGCACTTGACATCTTTGAGAGCCCGGACGGAGGTGGCGGCGGCGGTGGTGCAGGGCCCAACGACGAGGCTGGCGACGATGAGCGAGAGCTGGCCCTACAGCGCCTGGGTCCTCACGAGGGATGTGCAGGCTCGGGCTCAGGGTCCGGGGGCTGCCGCGGCTGGCAGCCCCGCATGTGGGCGCTCTTCGAGGATCCCTACTCTTCCAGGGCGGCCAGG GTGGTGGCCTTTGCCTCTCTTTTCTTCATCCTGGTCTCCATCACCACCTTCTGCCTGGAGACGCACGAGGCCTTCAACATTGACCGCAACGTGACAGAGATCCACCGTGTGGGGAACATCACCAGCGTGCGCTTCCGGCGTGAGGTGGAGACAGAGCCCATCCTGACCTACATTGAGGGCGTGTGTGTGCTGTGGTTCACGCTGGAGTTCCTGGTACGCATTGTGTGCTGCCCTGACACCCTGGACTTTGTCAAGAACCTGCTGAACATCATCGACTTTGTGGCCATCCTGCCCTTCTACCTGGAGGTGGGACTGAGTGGCCTGTCATCCAAGGCGGCCCGTGACGTGCTGGGCTTCCTGCGCGTGGTGCGCTTCGTGCGTATCCTGCGCATCTTCAAGCTCACACGCCACTTCGTAGGGCTGCGGGTGCTGGGCCACACGCTGCGGGCGAGCACCAACGAGTTCCTGCTGCTCATCATCTTCCTGGCCCTGGGCGTGCTCATCTTCGCCACAATGATCTACTACGCTGAGCGCATTGGGGCCAGACCCTCTGACCCACGGGGCAATGACCACACTGACTTTAAGAACATCCCCATCGGCTTCTGGTGGGCTGTGGTGACCATGACAACACTGGGCTATGGGGACATGTACCCCAAGACGTGGTCAGGCATGCTGGTGGGGGCATTGTGTGCGCTGGCAGGCGTGCTCACCATCGCCATGCCAGTGCCCGTCATTGTCAACAATTTCGGCATGTACTACTCCCTGGCAATGGCCAAGCAGAAGCTGCCCAAGAAACGGAAGAAGCACGTGCCACGGCCAGCCCAGCTTGAGTCACCTATGTACTGCAAGTCCGAGGAGACCTCGCCCCGGGACAGCACCTATAGTGATACCAGCCCCCCTGCCCGGGAAGAGGGTATGGTCGAGAGGAACCGGGCAG ACTCCAAGCAGAATGGCGATGCCAATGCAGTGCTGTCAGATGAGGAGGGAGGTGGCCTCACCCAGCCCCTGGCCTCTGCCCCTACGCCCGAGGAGCGCCGGGCCCTGCGACGCTCTGCCACTCGAGACAGAAACAAGAAGGCAGCTGCCTGCTTCCTGCTCAGCACTGGGGACTTTGCCTGTGCTGATGGTAGTGTCCGGAAAG
- the KCNC4 gene encoding potassium voltage-gated channel subfamily C member 4 isoform X1, protein MISSVCVSSYRGRKSGNKPPSKTCLKEEMAKGEASEKIIINVGGTRHETYRSTLRTLPGTRLAWLADPDGGGRPETDGAGAGSSGSNGGGGCEFFFDRHPGVFAYVLNYYRTGKLHCPADVCGPLFEEELTFWGIDETDVEPCCWMTYRQHRDAEEALDIFESPDGGGGGGGAGPNDEAGDDERELALQRLGPHEGCAGSGSGSGGCRGWQPRMWALFEDPYSSRAARVVAFASLFFILVSITTFCLETHEAFNIDRNVTEIHRVGNITSVRFRREVETEPILTYIEGVCVLWFTLEFLVRIVCCPDTLDFVKNLLNIIDFVAILPFYLEVGLSGLSSKAARDVLGFLRVVRFVRILRIFKLTRHFVGLRVLGHTLRASTNEFLLLIIFLALGVLIFATMIYYAERIGARPSDPRGNDHTDFKNIPIGFWWAVVTMTTLGYGDMYPKTWSGMLVGALCALAGVLTIAMPVPVIVNNFGMYYSLAMAKQKLPKKRKKHVPRPAQLESPMYCKSEETSPRDSTYSDTSPPAREEGMVERNRADSKQNGDANAVLSDEEGGGLTQPLASAPTPEERRALRRSATRDRNKKAAACFLLSTGDFACADGSVRKGCGKSRSLNNIAGAAGTSLGLSPLASRYSSPYPPRKLLLAHPFHPLTSPPPSHSAT, encoded by the exons ATGATCAGCTCGGTGTGTGTCTCCTCCTACCGCGGGCGCAAGTCGGGGAACAAGCCTCCGTCCAAAACATGTCTGAAGGAAGAAATGGCCAAGGGCGAGGCGTCGGAGAAGATCATCATCAACGTGGGCGGCACGCGACATGAGACCTACCGCAGCACCCTGCGCACCCTACCGGGCACCCGCCTCGCCTGGCTGGCCGACCCCGACGGCGGGGGCCGGCCTGAGACCGATGGCGCTGGTGCAGGCAGCAGCGGCAGCAACGGCGGCGGGGGCTGCGAGTTCTTCTTCGACAGGCACCCGGGTGTGTTCGCCTACGTGCTCAACTACTACCGCACCGGCAAGCTGCACTGCCCCGCCGACGTGTGCGGGCCGCTTTTCGAGGAGGAGCTCACCTTCTGGGGCATCGACGAGACCGACGTGGAGCCTTGCTGCTGGATGACCTACCGGCAACACCGGGACGCCGAGGAGGCACTTGACATCTTTGAGAGCCCGGACGGAGGTGGCGGCGGCGGTGGTGCAGGGCCCAACGACGAGGCTGGCGACGATGAGCGAGAGCTGGCCCTACAGCGCCTGGGTCCTCACGAGGGATGTGCAGGCTCGGGCTCAGGGTCCGGGGGCTGCCGCGGCTGGCAGCCCCGCATGTGGGCGCTCTTCGAGGATCCCTACTCTTCCAGGGCGGCCAGG GTGGTGGCCTTTGCCTCTCTTTTCTTCATCCTGGTCTCCATCACCACCTTCTGCCTGGAGACGCACGAGGCCTTCAACATTGACCGCAACGTGACAGAGATCCACCGTGTGGGGAACATCACCAGCGTGCGCTTCCGGCGTGAGGTGGAGACAGAGCCCATCCTGACCTACATTGAGGGCGTGTGTGTGCTGTGGTTCACGCTGGAGTTCCTGGTACGCATTGTGTGCTGCCCTGACACCCTGGACTTTGTCAAGAACCTGCTGAACATCATCGACTTTGTGGCCATCCTGCCCTTCTACCTGGAGGTGGGACTGAGTGGCCTGTCATCCAAGGCGGCCCGTGACGTGCTGGGCTTCCTGCGCGTGGTGCGCTTCGTGCGTATCCTGCGCATCTTCAAGCTCACACGCCACTTCGTAGGGCTGCGGGTGCTGGGCCACACGCTGCGGGCGAGCACCAACGAGTTCCTGCTGCTCATCATCTTCCTGGCCCTGGGCGTGCTCATCTTCGCCACAATGATCTACTACGCTGAGCGCATTGGGGCCAGACCCTCTGACCCACGGGGCAATGACCACACTGACTTTAAGAACATCCCCATCGGCTTCTGGTGGGCTGTGGTGACCATGACAACACTGGGCTATGGGGACATGTACCCCAAGACGTGGTCAGGCATGCTGGTGGGGGCATTGTGTGCGCTGGCAGGCGTGCTCACCATCGCCATGCCAGTGCCCGTCATTGTCAACAATTTCGGCATGTACTACTCCCTGGCAATGGCCAAGCAGAAGCTGCCCAAGAAACGGAAGAAGCACGTGCCACGGCCAGCCCAGCTTGAGTCACCTATGTACTGCAAGTCCGAGGAGACCTCGCCCCGGGACAGCACCTATAGTGATACCAGCCCCCCTGCCCGGGAAGAGGGTATGGTCGAGAGGAACCGGGCAG ACTCCAAGCAGAATGGCGATGCCAATGCAGTGCTGTCAGATGAGGAGGGAGGTGGCCTCACCCAGCCCCTGGCCTCTGCCCCTACGCCCGAGGAGCGCCGGGCCCTGCGACGCTCTGCCACTCGAGACAGAAACAAGAAGGCAGCTGCCTGCTTCCTGCTCAGCACTGGGGACTTTGCCTGTGCTGATGGTAGTGTCCGGAAAG GCTGTGGAAAGTCTCGAAGTCTAAACAACATAGCTGGAGCAGCTGGAACCAGCCTGGGGCTGTCTCCACTGGCATCGCGATACAGCTCACCCTACCCTCCAAGAAAGCTCCTGCTCGCCCACCCCTTCCACCCCCTCACCAGCCCACCCCCCAGTCACTCTGCTACTTAG
- the KCNC4 gene encoding potassium voltage-gated channel subfamily C member 4 isoform X2, whose product MISSVCVSSYRGRKSGNKPPSKTCLKEEMAKGEASEKIIINVGGTRHETYRSTLRTLPGTRLAWLADPDGGGRPETDGAGAGSSGSNGGGGCEFFFDRHPGVFAYVLNYYRTGKLHCPADVCGPLFEEELTFWGIDETDVEPCCWMTYRQHRDAEEALDIFESPDGGGGGGGAGPNDEAGDDERELALQRLGPHEGCAGSGSGSGGCRGWQPRMWALFEDPYSSRAARVVAFASLFFILVSITTFCLETHEAFNIDRNVTEIHRVGNITSVRFRREVETEPILTYIEGVCVLWFTLEFLVRIVCCPDTLDFVKNLLNIIDFVAILPFYLEVGLSGLSSKAARDVLGFLRVVRFVRILRIFKLTRHFVGLRVLGHTLRASTNEFLLLIIFLALGVLIFATMIYYAERIGARPSDPRGNDHTDFKNIPIGFWWAVVTMTTLGYGDMYPKTWSGMLVGALCALAGVLTIAMPVPVIVNNFGMYYSLAMAKQKLPKKRKKHVPRPAQLESPMYCKSEETSPRDSTYSDTSPPAREEGMVERNRADSKQNGDANAVLSDEEGGGLTQPLASAPTPEERRALRRSATRDRNKKAAACFLLSTGDFACADGSVRKAELLQRADSSQLLTLFPPCFTWSRFSVKCLSEEGEGKGRHEN is encoded by the exons ATGATCAGCTCGGTGTGTGTCTCCTCCTACCGCGGGCGCAAGTCGGGGAACAAGCCTCCGTCCAAAACATGTCTGAAGGAAGAAATGGCCAAGGGCGAGGCGTCGGAGAAGATCATCATCAACGTGGGCGGCACGCGACATGAGACCTACCGCAGCACCCTGCGCACCCTACCGGGCACCCGCCTCGCCTGGCTGGCCGACCCCGACGGCGGGGGCCGGCCTGAGACCGATGGCGCTGGTGCAGGCAGCAGCGGCAGCAACGGCGGCGGGGGCTGCGAGTTCTTCTTCGACAGGCACCCGGGTGTGTTCGCCTACGTGCTCAACTACTACCGCACCGGCAAGCTGCACTGCCCCGCCGACGTGTGCGGGCCGCTTTTCGAGGAGGAGCTCACCTTCTGGGGCATCGACGAGACCGACGTGGAGCCTTGCTGCTGGATGACCTACCGGCAACACCGGGACGCCGAGGAGGCACTTGACATCTTTGAGAGCCCGGACGGAGGTGGCGGCGGCGGTGGTGCAGGGCCCAACGACGAGGCTGGCGACGATGAGCGAGAGCTGGCCCTACAGCGCCTGGGTCCTCACGAGGGATGTGCAGGCTCGGGCTCAGGGTCCGGGGGCTGCCGCGGCTGGCAGCCCCGCATGTGGGCGCTCTTCGAGGATCCCTACTCTTCCAGGGCGGCCAGG GTGGTGGCCTTTGCCTCTCTTTTCTTCATCCTGGTCTCCATCACCACCTTCTGCCTGGAGACGCACGAGGCCTTCAACATTGACCGCAACGTGACAGAGATCCACCGTGTGGGGAACATCACCAGCGTGCGCTTCCGGCGTGAGGTGGAGACAGAGCCCATCCTGACCTACATTGAGGGCGTGTGTGTGCTGTGGTTCACGCTGGAGTTCCTGGTACGCATTGTGTGCTGCCCTGACACCCTGGACTTTGTCAAGAACCTGCTGAACATCATCGACTTTGTGGCCATCCTGCCCTTCTACCTGGAGGTGGGACTGAGTGGCCTGTCATCCAAGGCGGCCCGTGACGTGCTGGGCTTCCTGCGCGTGGTGCGCTTCGTGCGTATCCTGCGCATCTTCAAGCTCACACGCCACTTCGTAGGGCTGCGGGTGCTGGGCCACACGCTGCGGGCGAGCACCAACGAGTTCCTGCTGCTCATCATCTTCCTGGCCCTGGGCGTGCTCATCTTCGCCACAATGATCTACTACGCTGAGCGCATTGGGGCCAGACCCTCTGACCCACGGGGCAATGACCACACTGACTTTAAGAACATCCCCATCGGCTTCTGGTGGGCTGTGGTGACCATGACAACACTGGGCTATGGGGACATGTACCCCAAGACGTGGTCAGGCATGCTGGTGGGGGCATTGTGTGCGCTGGCAGGCGTGCTCACCATCGCCATGCCAGTGCCCGTCATTGTCAACAATTTCGGCATGTACTACTCCCTGGCAATGGCCAAGCAGAAGCTGCCCAAGAAACGGAAGAAGCACGTGCCACGGCCAGCCCAGCTTGAGTCACCTATGTACTGCAAGTCCGAGGAGACCTCGCCCCGGGACAGCACCTATAGTGATACCAGCCCCCCTGCCCGGGAAGAGGGTATGGTCGAGAGGAACCGGGCAG ACTCCAAGCAGAATGGCGATGCCAATGCAGTGCTGTCAGATGAGGAGGGAGGTGGCCTCACCCAGCCCCTGGCCTCTGCCCCTACGCCCGAGGAGCGCCGGGCCCTGCGACGCTCTGCCACTCGAGACAGAAACAAGAAGGCAGCTGCCTGCTTCCTGCTCAGCACTGGGGACTTTGCCTGTGCTGATGGTAGTGTCCGGAAAG